One genomic window of Struthio camelus isolate bStrCam1 chromosome 1, bStrCam1.hap1, whole genome shotgun sequence includes the following:
- the ZAR1L gene encoding protein ZAR1-like: MESFVYPPFGTYQGFRGSLTPSRGRDPVLKQPSWKQSKSSGVSPFLGGPPTPMPADYLDSYRRAQLKALLSQVSPGLTPRLRRANTKEVGVQVNPRADVAVQCSLGPRTLPAGRPLSPAALRARGPLALYSPVLDRRLFTLPEAAGPQGKNQAVTATTPEEQKAEDGSGEQQEGQAEDAPPHEEPAEAPREEAVAPGRRAAFQFLEQKYGYFHCKDCKTRWESAYVWCISGSNKVYFKQLCRKCQKGFNPYRVEAIQCQTCSKTRCSCPQKKRHIDLKRPHRQELCGRCKGKRLSCDNTYSFKYIV, from the exons ATGGAAAGCTTTGTCTATCCCCCCTTTGGTACATACCAGGGCTTCAGGGGCAGCCTAACACCAAGCCGTGGCAGGGACCCAGtgctgaagcagcccagctggAAGCAGAGCAAGAGCAGTGGTGTCAGCCCCTTCCTTGGGGGTCCCCCAACCCCTATGCCTGCTGACTACCTTGACAGCTACCGGAGGGCCCAGCTCAAGGCCTTGCTGTCACAGGTGAGCCCAGGGCTGACACCACGGCTGCGCCGGGCCAACACTAAGGAGGTGGGTGTGCAGGTGAACCCACGAGCTGATGTTGCTGTGCAGTGCTCCCTGGGGCCACGCACCCTGCCTGCTGGCCgccccctcagccctgctgccctccgTGCCCGTGGGCCCCTTGCCCTCTACTCACCTGTGCTGGACCGTCGCCTCTTCACGCTGCCTGAGGCTGCAGGGCCCCAGGGGAAGAACCAGGCAGTGACAGCTACCACCCCTGAAGAGCAGAAGGCTGAGGATGGTAGTGGAGAGCAACAGGAAGGCCAGGCAGAGGATGCCCCACCGCATGAGGAGCCGGCAGAGGCACCACGGGAGGAGGCTGTGGCCCCTGGCCGGCGGGCTGCCTTCCAG TTCTTGGAGCAGAAGTATGGCTATTTCCACTGCAAAGACTGCAAGACCAGATGGGAGAGTGCCTATGTCTGGTGCATTTCTGGAAGTAACAAG GTATACTTTAAGCAGCTCTGTCGCAAATGCCAAAAGGGCTTCAATCCCTATAGAGTGGAAGCTATCCAGTGCCAG ACCTGTTCAAAGACTCGTTGTTCCTGCCCCCAGAAGAAAAGACACATTGATCTCAAGAGACCTCATCGCCAAGAACTTTGTGGCCGCTGCAAAGGCAAGAGGCTGTCCTGTGATAACACTTACAGCTTCAAATACATTGTCTGA